From a single Brassica oleracea var. oleracea cultivar TO1000 chromosome C5, BOL, whole genome shotgun sequence genomic region:
- the LOC106343297 gene encoding ubiquinol oxidase 1a, mitochondrial has translation MMSRGGAKAASSLLKAARPRLFSTATTSTIRSMSHETSHLLRPAVADLASPSGMSGWIWTSRAPAMGGVRFASTVTLGEKTTTTDANPKKAENESSTGGDAGGNKGGKGIASYWGVEPSKITKEDGTEWKWNCFRPWETYKADLTIDLSKHHVPTTFLDRLAYWTVKSLRWPTDLFFQRRYGCRAMMLETVAAVPGMVGGMLLHCKSLRRFEQSGGWIKALLEEAENERMHLMTFMEVAKPKWYERALVITVQGVFFNAYFLGYLISPKFAHRMVGYLEEEAIHSYTEFLKELDKGNIENVPAPAIAIDYWRLPADATLRDVVMVVRADEAHHRDVNHFASDIHYQGRELKEAPAPIGYH, from the exons ATGATGAGTCGCGGTGGAGCCAAGGCGGCCTCGTCGCTGTTGAAGGCTGCTAGACCACGGTTGTTCTCAACCGCCACTACGAGCACGATCCGTTCCATGTCTCACGAGACGAGCCATCTTCTGCGACCTGCGGTTGCGGATTTAGCTTCTCCGTCTGGTATGAGCGGTTGGATCTGGACTAGTCGAGCTCCGGCGATGGGAGGCGTGCGGTTCGCCAGCACGGTTACTTTGGGAGAGAAAACGACTACGACGGATGCGAATCCGAAGAAGGCGGAGAATGAATCATCCACCGGTGGTGACGCCGGAGGTAACAAGGGAGGGAAAGGAATCGCTAGCTATTGGGGTGTTGAGCCGAGTAAGATCACTAAAGAAGACGGCACTGAATGGAAGTGGAATTGCTTCAGG CCATGGGAGACGTATAAAGCTGATTTGACGATAGATCTGTCGAAGCATCATGTTCCGACGACGTTTCTTGACAGATTGGCTTATTGGACTGTTAAATCTCTTCGTTGGCCTACCGATCTCTTCTTCCAG CGGCGATATGGATGCCGAGCTATGATGCTCGAGACTGTTGCAGCAGTGCCCGGAATGGTCGGAGGAATGTTACTCCACTGCAAATCTCTCCGGCGCTTTGAGCAAAGCGGAGGATGGATCAAAGCTCTTCTCGAGGAAGCAGAGAACGAGAGGATGCATCTCATGACGTTCATGGAAGTCGCTAAACCCAAATGGTACGAGAGAGCTCTTGTCATCACCGTCCAAGGAGTCTTCTTCAACGCCTATTTCCTCGGTTACTTGATCTCCCCGAAGTTTGCTCACCGTATGGTTGGGTACCTTGAAGAAGAAGCTATCCACTCGTACACTGAGTTCCTCAAGGAACTTGACAAAGGTAACATCGAGAACGTACCTGCTCCGGCTATCGCTATTGATTACTGGAGGCTCCCTGCTGATGCGACCCTTCGTGATGTGGTGATGGTGGTCCGTGCTGACGAGGCTCATCACCGTGACGTTAACCATTTTGCATCT GACATTCACTACCAAGGTCGTGAACTAAAGGAAGCTCCAGCTCCAATTGGTTATCATTGA